Proteins co-encoded in one Juglans regia cultivar Chandler chromosome 16, Walnut 2.0, whole genome shotgun sequence genomic window:
- the LOC108982469 gene encoding homeobox protein HAT3.1, with translation MDASSAPVSSQTRKSTCPEQNESGQMDGSLFSGPSERRLQLGSEISQNEQVEISFPQNVAKSSLTEQLGPPPVSNSFQAGKSSYSQKNMDSVCESKLGSLCSELSDQENHVVSELLQSEPEETSSALPTGADNKILQSSSENATSGSLTVPLQLHSQVVAESSETGRSLCPHQTTLQNESDAGGLCGKPLKEKDMPESEPKEKDMPESELEHTKTENTSPTVSSYVANEPLHSSESVHSTLENESNSGGLCGKPLKEQDKPESELVHTSTVQTSPAVLSYVADEQLQSTESLGLPSDNVNKSNQIGKISPPQQTTHEEFGFTSDLLDMKCQIGSDLAQNEPVGTITAASNLNKSSVTEHLELLTEDVSRSSQTEKHSYPQQTISEQTHEFGSGISEQCYHLDSELVQNVPAETSSILPSCIVKNGSATEHIGLAPKGTSNNLGSEKLGPPTEDTSTNFTLEQLERPAKHAFKKSRRLGRRDNRTPKSLRKKYMLRSLAASDRVLRSRTHGMPKATGSSSNLANVSTMEEKQRKSKKGRGKRIVADEFSRIRTHLRYLLNRISYEQNLIDAYSSEGWKGGSLEKLKPEKELQRATSEILRRKLKIRDLFQHLGSLCTEGRLPGSLFDSEGEICSEDIFCAKCGSKDLSADNDIILCDGACDRGFHQYCLEPPLLSEDIPPDEKGWLCPGCDCKVDCIDLLNETQGTDLSLADSWEKVFPEAAATAGHNPDHNFSLPSDDSDDNDYNPDGQDDEKVLGDESSSDESEYASATEELETPPNDDQYLGLPSDDSEDDDYNPDAADHSEKVKQESSSSDFTSDSEDLAAALDDNRSSRDDEDPMSASLDGVKPFGSSGGERPKPGGKKQSLNDELLSILESDPGQAGFPTVSGKRHMERLDYKKLHDETYGNVSTDSSDDEDYNGAAAPRKRKKTTREVAPLSPSGKNMRDINQNRKVADHTPKRRTRQNANIDGTSNSPTKTLDGYHRSGSGGKRIRSSTSRRLGEAVTQRLYKVFKENQYPERVTKESLAQELGITFQQVSKWFENARWSFHHSSHMEAGGADSASKAGTPSSQTNMATRDTTCNGAQCEASPRSATTVRESSGDLRHSELETRESCRHKSTTPNSRKRKGRSDPQASDPNFRIEEFKKANKVQAGGGMKTRRRKSV, from the exons ATGGATGCTTCTTCAGCGCCAGTGAGTAGTCAGACCAGAAAATCGACTTGCCCTGAACAGAATGAATCAGGACAGATGGATGGAAGTCTATTTAGTGGACCATCAGAAAGAAGACTTCAGCTTGGCTCTgagatttcacaaaatgaaCAAGTGGAAATCAGCTTTCCTCAAAACGTAGCCAAAAGTTCTCTTACTGAACAACTAGGACCACCTCCTGTGAGCAATAGTTTTCAGGCTGGAAAAAGCTCATACTCCCAAAAAAACATGGATAGTGTATGTGAATCCAAACTTGGAAGTCTATGTAGTGAACTGTCAGATCAAGAAAATCATGTTGTGTCTGAACTTCTACAGAGTGAACCAGAAGAAACCAGCTCTGCATTACCCACTGGTGCtgataataaaattttgcaaTCATCTTCTGAAAATGCAACCAGTGGTTCCCTTACTGTACCATTGCAACTGCATTCTCAAGTTGTGGCTGAGAGTAGTGAGACTGGAAGAAGTTTATGCCCTCATCAGACTACCTTGCAAAATGAATCTGATGCTGGAGGGCTATGTGGCAAACCactgaaagaaaaagatatgCCAGAGTCTGAACCAAAAGAAAAGGATATGCCAGAATCTGAACTCGAACATACTAAGACAGAAAATACAAGCCCTACAGTATCCAGCTATGTTGCTAATGAACCGTTGCATTCTAGTGAATCTGTACACTCTACCTTGGAAAATGAATCTAATTCTGGAGGGCTATGTGGCAAACCGCTGAAAGAACAAGATAAGCCAGAGTCTGAACTTGTGCACACGAGCACAGTTCAAACCAGCCCTGCAGTACTCAGCTATGTTGCTGATGAACAGTTGCAGTCTACTGAATCCTTGGGACTTCCTTCTGACAATGTGAACAAGAGCAACCAGATTGGAAAAATTTCACCCCCCCAACAGACAACACATGAAGAATTTGGTTTCACAAGTGATCTCTTAGATATGAAATGTCAGATTGGCTCAGACCTTGCACAAAATGAACCTGTAGGAACCATTACTGCAGCATCTAACTTGAACAAAAGTTCTGTTACTGAACATCTGGAATTGCTTACTGAGGATGTGAGCAGGAGTAGTCAGACAGAAAAACATTCATACCCACAGCAAACGATATCAGAACAGACTCATGAATTTGGTTCTGGAATTAGTGAACAATGCTATCATCTTGATTCTGAACTTGTACAAAATGTACCAGCTGAAACCAGCTCTATATTACCCAGTTGTATTGTTAAGAATGGTTCTGCCACTGAACATATTGGCCTGGCTCCTAAAGGCACCAGCAATAATCTTGGTTCTGAAAAACTTGGACCACCTACCGAGGATACGAGCACCAATTTTACTCTTGAACAATTAGAAAGGCCAGCTAAACATGCATTTAAGAAAAGCAGGCGGTTGGGACGTAGGGATAACAGAACTCCAAAATcattaaggaaaaaatatatgttgaGGTCTTTGGCAGCAAGTGATAGAGTTCTTCGCTCACGGACACATGGGATGCCTAAAGCTACTGGATCAAGTAGTAATTTGGCAAATGTTAGCACTATGGAAGAGAAACAAAGGAAGAGCAAGAAAGGAAGAGGGAAGAGGATAGTAGCTGATGAGTTTTCAAGAATCAGGACGCATCTGAGATATTTACTGAACAGAATTAGCTACGAGCAAAACTTGATTGATGCATATTCTAGTGAAGGCTGGAAAGGAGGCAG CCTTGAGAAGTTGAAGCCAGAGAAGGAGCTTCAACGGGCCACATCTGAAATACTTCGACGcaaattgaaaataagagaCCTATTTCAACATCTTGGTTCACTATGTACTGAAGGAAGGCTTCCAGGATCTTTATTTGATTCTGAAGGAGAAATTTGCAGTGAGGAT ATATTCTGTGCAAAATGTGGGTCAAAAGACTTGTCTGCCGACAATGATATTATACTGTGTGATGGTGCTTGTGACCGTGGGTTCCACCAGTACTGTTTAGAACCACCACTGTTAAGTGAAGACA TTCCCCCTGACGAGAAGGGTTGGCTATGCCCTGGATGTGATTGCAAAGTTGACTGTATTGACCTACTTAATGAGACTCAAGGAACAGATCTTTCTCTTGCTGACAGCTGGGAG AAGGTTTTTCCCGAGGCTGCTGCCACAGCTGGACATAATCCAGATCACAACTTTAGTCTTCCTTCAGATGATTCTGATGATAATGATTATAATCCTGATGGACAAGATGATGAGAAGGTTCTGGGAGATGAATCAAGTTCTGATGAATCTGAATATGCTTCTGCTACTGAGGAATTGGAAACTCCACCTAATGATGATCAGTACTTGGGGCTTCCTTCTGACGACTCGGAGGATGATGACTATAATCCTGATGCTGCAGATCACAGTGAGAAGGTTAAGCAGGAAAGTTCTAGCTCTGATTTTACATCTGATTCTGAGGATCTTGCCGCTGCACTTGATGATAACAGGTCTTCCAGAGATGATGAAGACCCAATGTCGGCATCTTTGGATGGTGTTAAGCCTTTCGGAAGTTCTGGTGGAGAAAGACCGAAACCTGGTGGTAAGAAGCAGTCTTTAAATGATGAGCTCTTATCCATATTAGAGTCAGATCCTGGCCAAGCTGGTTTTCCAACTGTTTCTGGGAAGAGACACATGGAAAGGTTGGACTACAAGAAGCTACATGAT GAGACATATGGAAATGTTTCTACTGATTCGAGTGATGATGAAGATTATAATGGTGCTGCTGCACCACGGAAGAGGAAGAAAACTACTAGAGAAGTTGCTCCGCTGTCACCCAGTGGAAAGAATATGAGGGATATAAATCAGAATCGGAAAGTAGCTGATCATACTCCTAAGAGAAGAACCCGTCAGAATGCTAACATTGATGGCACATCAAATTCCCCCACCAAAACTCTAGATGGCTATCATAGATCTGGTTCTGGTGGTAAAAGAATTAGATCATCAACATCTAGAAGACTTGGGGAAGCTGTAACTCAG AGACTCTACAAAGTCTTCAAGGAGAATCAGTATCCTGAGCGAGTGACTAAAGAAAGCTTGGCACAAGAGTTAGGAATCACTTTCCAGCAG GTTAGCAAATGGTTTGAGAATGCTCGTTGGAGCTTTCACCATTCATCACATATGGAAGCTGGCGGAGCTGATAGCGCTTCAAAAGCGGGCACTCCCTCGTCTCAAACAAATATGGCTACCAGAGATACCACATGCAATGGAGCCCAATGTGAGGCATCACCCAGGTCGGCTACCACTGTACGGGAAAGCAGTGGGGATCTGAGGCATAGTGAATTGGAGACTCGGGAAAGCTGTAGACATAAATCCACAACCCCAAATTctagaaagagaaaaggaaggTCAGATCCTCAGGCATCAGATCCAAATTTTAGAATTGAGGAATTTAAAAAGGCAAATAAAGTGCAAGCAGGTGGTGGAATGAAGACTCGAAGAAGGAAATCTGTTTGA
- the LOC108982471 gene encoding TIP41-like protein — protein sequence MEVETDEKELKAAGAEPLSDGRRGLRIHGWEIESRKRSILNSSDHQLWEQKLQTSHLPEMVFGESSLVLKHVKSGIKIHFNAFDALNGWKQEALPPVEVPAAAKWKFRSKPLQQVILDYDYTFTTPYCGSETIEIDTDYGISQRTCNLHWEDCEEKIDVVSLTSKEPILFYDEVVLYEDELADNGVSLLTVKVRVMPSCWFLLLRFWLRVDGALMRLRDTRMHCIFDVSANPILLRESCWREATFKTLSAIGHPSDPAAYSDPSIISQRLPIIKHKTQKLKIPDNL from the exons ATGGAGGTAGAAACAGACGAGAAGGAACTCAAAGCCGCAGGGGCCGAGCCTTTGTCCGACGGCCGGCGCGGACTGCGCATCCATGGCTGGGAGATCGAGTCTCGCAAGCGCTCTATCCTCAACTCCTCCGACCACCAGCT GTGGGAACAGAAGCTTCAGACTTCTCACTTGCCAGAGATGGTTTTTGGGGAAAGTTCCTTGGTTCTTAAACATGTGAAGAGTGGCATCAAAATCCATTTTAATGCATTTGACGCTCTAAATGGCTGGAAGCAGGAGGCGCTGCCACCAGTTGAAGTCCCTGCGGCAGCGAAATGGAAATTCAGAAG TAAACCACTCCAGCAGGTGATACTGGACTATGACTATACATTCACGACGCCATATTGTGGAAGTGAAACAATTGAGATAGATACAGAT TACGGAATCTCTCAGCGAACATGCAATCTTCATTGGGAGGACTGTGAGGaaaaaattgatgtggtttcacTAACATCAAAAGAGCCTATTCTCTTCTACGATGAG GTAGTCTTGTATGAAGATGAATTGGCTGATAATGGAGTTTCTCTCTTAACTGTAAAAGTG agagTCATGCCAAGCTGTTGGTTTCTTCTCCTACGATTTTGG CTTAGAGTTGATGGAGCGCTGATGAGACTAAGGGATACTCGTATGCATTGCATCTTTGATGTTAGTGCAAATCCCATCCTCCTTCGAGAAAGCTGCTGGAGAGAAGCCACATTCAAAACTTTATCTGCT ATAGGACACCCATCTGATCCTGCTGCCTATAGTGATCCAAGCATCATCAGCCAGAGGCTTCCCATCATCAAGCACAAGACCCAAAAGCTTAAAATTCCTGATAATTTGTAA